One Paenibacillus sp. FSL H7-0737 DNA segment encodes these proteins:
- the spoIIIAD gene encoding stage III sporulation protein AD yields MEIIQVVGIGLISTILILVLKEQKPMFAFLLATATGILIFLFLIGKIGMILSTLERVAESSGMEMIYLKTVFKIIGISYIAEFGAQIVRDAGQESIASKIELAGKVLIMVLAVPIISIIIETVMKLLPA; encoded by the coding sequence ATGGAGATCATTCAAGTTGTTGGAATAGGGCTGATATCGACCATATTGATTCTCGTGCTGAAGGAACAAAAACCGATGTTTGCCTTTCTCCTCGCTACTGCCACAGGGATTCTGATCTTCCTGTTTCTAATCGGCAAGATTGGAATGATACTTTCCACACTGGAGCGGGTGGCAGAGTCATCGGGGATGGAAATGATCTATTTGAAGACCGTGTTCAAAATCATCGGAATTTCATATATCGCTGAATTTGGAGCACAGATTGTGCGTGATGCAGGGCAGGAATCGATTGCTTCCAAAATAGAGCTCGCTGGAAAAGTCCTCATTATGGTACTAGCTGTACCCATTATCAGCATCATTATTGAAACGGTCATGAAGCTGCTACCTGCTTAA
- the spoIIIAC gene encoding stage III sporulation protein AC has translation MNIEVNAIFQIAGIGIIIAMIHTVLKQMGKEDFAHWVTVIGFVVVLFMVIRMLDGLLQEIKTIFLFQ, from the coding sequence ATGAATATTGAAGTCAATGCGATTTTTCAAATTGCCGGCATTGGCATAATTATCGCCATGATACACACGGTGCTTAAACAGATGGGAAAAGAAGATTTCGCACATTGGGTTACCGTAATCGGGTTCGTCGTTGTGCTATTTATGGTTATTCGAATGCTGGACGGACTGTTGCAGGAAATAAAAACGATCTTTCTTTTTCAATAG
- the spoIIIAB gene encoding stage III sporulation protein SpoIIIAB yields the protein MLKLFGAVLIVLAGTLAGLQFAKQYADRPRHIRGLIAALQRLETEIMYGFTPLPEAMRRIGIQSKEPLKTLFIKTAEEMSPPHDRSAQDAIQRAMDSHWKSTALKGTEKEILRQLSCTLGTSDRSNQSTHIALALQQLKQEESVAREDQGKYEKLSKSLGLLLGALIVILIF from the coding sequence ATGCTTAAGCTATTCGGTGCCGTTCTGATTGTGCTGGCTGGTACGTTAGCAGGGCTCCAATTTGCAAAACAATATGCAGACAGGCCAAGACATATCAGAGGCTTGATAGCAGCGCTACAGCGGCTGGAAACAGAAATTATGTACGGCTTTACCCCATTGCCTGAAGCTATGCGGCGCATTGGGATTCAGTCTAAGGAACCGCTCAAAACGTTGTTTATTAAAACAGCTGAGGAGATGAGCCCACCCCATGATCGAAGTGCCCAGGATGCCATTCAGAGGGCTATGGACTCGCATTGGAAGTCTACCGCATTGAAGGGGACAGAAAAAGAGATTCTCCGCCAGCTCAGTTGTACTCTCGGTACAAGCGATAGGTCCAATCAGAGCACTCATATCGCGTTAGCATTGCAGCAATTGAAGCAGGAGGAGTCGGTGGCCAGAGAGGATCAAGGCAAATATGAAAAATTGAGTAAAAGCCTGGGTCTGCTGCTTGGAGCATTGATCGTCATTTTGATCTTTTAG
- the spoIIIAA gene encoding stage III sporulation protein AA, with the protein MADDWLQLFPEKVRALLKCLPLPLLGMVEEIRVREGRPLEINYSGKYHFLRANGSVTQRPEEAYRPDREDTHRLLDLISNHSLYTMEEELRKGFITIPGGHRIGLAGRTVLSGGGVEHLRDITSFNVRIAREVPGVADKVLPYLLDKGGQRMMHTLILSPPQHGKTTLLRDIARQISLGDLGKREGGRPGMKVGIVDERSEIAGSRRGIPAFDVGPRTDILDGCPKAEGMMMMIRSLSPDVLIADEIGRPEDAEAVTEALHAGISVVASAHGKEVIELARRPGLGGLLEQKMFERYVILHRSEAGLSFRVLDGQKRGLLLISPGDRLGGDLHA; encoded by the coding sequence ATGGCAGATGATTGGTTGCAATTGTTTCCTGAAAAAGTAAGAGCACTATTAAAGTGCCTTCCCCTTCCGCTACTTGGAATGGTGGAAGAGATTCGGGTCCGTGAAGGTCGTCCGCTGGAGATTAACTATTCAGGTAAATATCACTTTCTTAGAGCAAATGGCAGCGTAACGCAAAGGCCGGAAGAAGCCTATAGGCCGGATCGGGAGGACACTCATAGACTGCTAGATCTTATCAGCAACCATTCACTATATACGATGGAAGAAGAGCTGAGAAAGGGATTTATTACGATTCCTGGCGGCCATCGAATAGGACTTGCTGGTCGGACGGTGCTGAGTGGTGGTGGTGTGGAGCATCTACGCGATATTACAAGCTTCAATGTCCGCATAGCCCGAGAGGTTCCCGGAGTCGCGGATAAAGTGCTACCTTATCTGCTGGACAAGGGGGGGCAGCGTATGATGCACACCTTGATCCTCTCGCCTCCACAGCATGGGAAGACAACACTTCTTCGCGATATCGCAAGACAAATCTCCTTAGGAGATTTGGGGAAACGTGAAGGCGGAAGACCCGGTATGAAGGTGGGGATTGTCGATGAACGTTCTGAAATTGCCGGAAGCAGACGCGGGATTCCCGCCTTTGATGTTGGTCCGCGCACAGATATCCTCGACGGCTGTCCCAAAGCTGAAGGCATGATGATGATGATTCGTTCCTTGTCACCGGATGTATTGATCGCTGATGAGATTGGTCGTCCTGAAGACGCTGAAGCAGTCACTGAAGCGCTGCATGCTGGAATATCAGTCGTTGCTTCGGCTCACGGTAAAGAAGTAATAGAACTGGCTCGTAGACCCGGGCTTGGCGGGCTATTGGAACAAAAGATGTTCGAAAGATACGTCATTCTGCATCGCTCAGAAGCAGGACTCTCCTTTCGTGTTCTGGATGGACAGAAACGCGGATTACTTCTTATCTCACCCGGGGATCGATTAGGTGGTGATTTACATGCTTAA
- a CDS encoding YqhV family protein, which produces MDKYVSWMATLRLFSGSAEIIAALIMLRLNQVDKALAVNSGLALVGPTILILTTAIGLTGMAQQLSWSKLGWVGCGVAFLLIGILKK; this is translated from the coding sequence TTGGACAAGTATGTAAGCTGGATGGCGACTCTTCGGCTGTTCTCGGGTAGTGCGGAGATTATAGCTGCACTGATTATGCTGCGGTTGAATCAGGTAGACAAGGCGCTTGCAGTCAATTCTGGACTAGCTTTGGTAGGCCCGACGATCTTGATATTGACGACAGCGATCGGACTTACAGGGATGGCTCAGCAGTTGTCCTGGAGCAAACTGGGCTGGGTCGGTTGCGGTGTAGCCTTTCTCTTAATCGGGATTCTAAAAAAATGA
- a CDS encoding YitT family protein: protein MQVRSYGLPQNMRTVVRPLKEVAIIIFSAFLIASGMRLFLIPHQLLSGGVAGVASVVGYLTDPKYISKLYFVINLPLIVWGFIAVGKKYILLSLLSVVATTWFITIIPEVQMTKDPILASIFGGVIIAGGVGFSLRTGGSSGGFDILGSIISRKRDIPMGNIMFLMDGLVILSLGFFKSWDSALYAMLCIFVKSRVVDMIHIRHVKLTCFIVTKEREMMLTRLRELPHGITVVNAEGGYSHEGNTMLMTVTTRYELANLRRTILEADPSSFVNVVETVEIQGRFKRLG, encoded by the coding sequence ATGCAAGTTCGAAGTTACGGGTTACCGCAAAACATGCGGACCGTAGTCAGACCACTCAAGGAAGTAGCTATCATTATTTTTTCAGCCTTTTTAATTGCAAGCGGGATGCGATTGTTTCTAATTCCTCATCAGCTTCTGAGCGGTGGGGTAGCAGGGGTGGCTTCGGTCGTCGGTTATTTAACGGATCCGAAGTACATTTCTAAGCTTTATTTTGTAATAAACCTTCCTTTAATTGTCTGGGGATTTATTGCAGTGGGGAAAAAATACATCTTACTAAGCTTGCTTTCCGTCGTGGCCACCACCTGGTTCATTACCATTATTCCTGAGGTGCAAATGACCAAGGACCCCATTCTTGCAAGTATTTTCGGCGGAGTAATTATTGCTGGGGGCGTTGGTTTTTCTCTCCGTACTGGGGGCTCTTCTGGGGGATTTGATATATTAGGCTCGATTATTTCACGTAAACGGGATATTCCCATGGGGAATATCATGTTCTTAATGGATGGATTAGTTATTCTGAGTTTAGGCTTCTTTAAAAGCTGGGATTCCGCCTTATACGCTATGCTCTGTATTTTTGTAAAGAGTAGAGTAGTCGATATGATCCATATTCGCCATGTGAAGCTGACCTGCTTTATCGTTACCAAAGAACGGGAGATGATGTTGACCCGTCTCAGAGAGTTACCTCATGGCATCACTGTCGTCAATGCAGAGGGTGGATACAGTCATGAGGGAAATACCATGCTAATGACTGTAACGACTCGGTATGAACTTGCAAATCTGCGGAGAACTATTCTTGAGGCAGACCCAAGCTCCTTCGTCAATGTTGTGGAGACTGTAGAGATTCAGGGCCGGTTCAAACGATTAGGATAA
- a CDS encoding aspartate kinase — translation MSLYVMKFGGSSVGDTERMKRVAKRIADKQDEGHRCVVVVSAMGDTTDDLIDTAKQLNGQPPAREMDMLMTTGEQISVALLSIALHGIGRNAVSYTGWQAGFRTDETHGRARINEIDPRRVLASLEREQIVIVAGFQGMTVDGEITTLGRGGSDTTAVALAAAIQADVCEIYTDVDGIYSTDPRIVKTARKLKEISYDEMLELANLGAAVLHPRAVEYAKRHQVKLVVRSSFNHNEGTVVKEETSMEQGIVVSGIAFDKNVARVSILGVPDVPGVLAQVFGKLAEEGVNVDIIVQSGVQNEQADFSFTVSLDELDRAKEVIKEIHKTLPYREVTSEDNLVKVSIVGAGMVSHPGVAAQMFDVLSQEGVSIKMVSTSEIKVSCVIESGNLPSIIQALHTAYNLDTTEQAFVGGPKDRR, via the coding sequence TTGTCACTTTATGTTATGAAATTCGGAGGCAGCTCCGTCGGCGACACTGAACGAATGAAACGCGTCGCCAAGCGCATCGCAGACAAGCAAGATGAGGGTCATCGCTGCGTTGTGGTTGTATCTGCAATGGGGGATACAACAGATGATTTGATCGATACGGCGAAGCAACTAAACGGGCAGCCGCCCGCACGTGAAATGGATATGTTGATGACGACAGGTGAACAAATCTCCGTCGCTCTATTGTCCATTGCCCTGCATGGGATCGGGCGGAATGCAGTTTCTTATACAGGATGGCAGGCTGGATTCCGAACAGACGAAACTCACGGCAGAGCTCGTATCAATGAAATTGACCCGCGTCGTGTATTAGCGTCTTTGGAGCGTGAACAGATCGTGATCGTTGCAGGCTTTCAGGGAATGACTGTGGACGGTGAGATCACCACATTAGGCCGCGGTGGTTCGGACACTACAGCCGTAGCATTGGCTGCTGCTATTCAAGCAGATGTATGCGAGATCTATACCGATGTAGATGGTATTTACTCCACAGACCCACGTATCGTGAAGACGGCACGTAAGCTGAAGGAAATCTCTTACGATGAAATGCTGGAGCTTGCCAATCTGGGAGCAGCTGTATTACATCCACGTGCAGTGGAGTACGCTAAGCGTCATCAAGTTAAGCTGGTCGTTAGATCGAGCTTTAATCATAATGAAGGTACTGTTGTGAAGGAGGAAACAAGCATGGAGCAGGGAATCGTAGTTAGTGGTATTGCATTTGATAAGAATGTAGCACGTGTCAGTATTCTTGGAGTTCCTGATGTACCAGGTGTACTCGCTCAGGTCTTCGGCAAGCTTGCTGAAGAGGGCGTTAACGTAGATATCATCGTACAAAGTGGTGTACAGAATGAGCAGGCTGACTTCTCATTTACAGTTTCTCTTGATGAGCTGGATCGGGCGAAGGAAGTTATTAAAGAAATTCATAAAACTTTGCCTTATCGTGAAGTTACCTCCGAGGATAACCTGGTGAAGGTATCCATCGTTGGTGCTGGTATGGTCAGCCATCCAGGGGTAGCGGCTCAAATGTTTGATGTACTCTCCCAAGAGGGTGTTAGCATCAAGATGGTCAGCACTTCTGAGATCAAAGTATCTTGCGTTATTGAATCAGGCAATTTGCCATCAATCATACAGGCGCTTCATACCGCCTACAATCTCGATACAACAGAGCAGGCTTTTGTCGGAGGTCCTAAAGATCGCCGATAA
- the efp gene encoding elongation factor P yields the protein MISVNDFKTGLTVEVEGDIFTVIDFQHVKPGKGAAFVRSKLKNLRNGNTVERTFRAGETIGRAIIENRGVQYLYASGSDHVFMDNETYDQFELSEKQLEWELNFLKENMTVNIVSYKGEILGINLPTSVELKVVETEPGVKGNTAQGATKSAKLETGHSVQVPLFINEEDILLVDTREGKYISRA from the coding sequence GTGATTTCAGTAAATGATTTTAAAACAGGTTTGACCGTAGAGGTAGAGGGAGATATTTTTACCGTTATTGATTTCCAACACGTTAAGCCAGGTAAAGGCGCAGCTTTTGTTCGTTCCAAGCTTAAGAACTTGCGTAACGGTAATACAGTAGAGCGTACATTCCGTGCAGGTGAAACGATTGGCCGTGCTATTATCGAAAACCGTGGTGTACAATATCTGTATGCAAGCGGATCGGACCATGTATTTATGGATAACGAAACTTATGACCAATTCGAATTGTCCGAAAAGCAATTGGAATGGGAATTGAATTTCCTTAAAGAGAACATGACTGTAAACATCGTTAGTTACAAAGGTGAGATTCTTGGGATCAACCTTCCTACCAGCGTAGAGTTGAAGGTTGTTGAAACTGAGCCTGGCGTTAAAGGTAACACGGCTCAAGGTGCTACGAAATCGGCCAAGCTTGAAACCGGACATAGTGTTCAGGTTCCATTGTTCATCAACGAGGAAGACATCTTGCTGGTTGATACTCGTGAAGGTAAATATATCTCCCGCGCGTAG
- a CDS encoding M24 family metallopeptidase produces the protein MGNKRVSKLRKVLQDQGLDAMLITSGYNRRYLSGFTGSSGYVLVTSDDCYLLTDFRYMTQAADQAMGVKVVEHATKFIDTVRELLPSGKEVRIGFEQDDVSFSAYTSYAEALKPAVLVPISKAVEDLRMFKDEEELAVMQRAADLADATFSHILNVIKPGMTERDVDLEMEFYMRTHGATSSSFDTIVASGERSSMPHGVASSRVIQGNEFITLDFGALLDGYCSDVTRTIALGAPDPKLKEIYDIVLEAQLYTLAHIMPGMTGRECDALARDIIASYGYGEHFGHSTGHGLGMEVHEWPRLSKLSDDIMQPGMVVTVEPGIYLPGIGGVRIEDDIVITESGISLLTHSSKEYTVL, from the coding sequence ATGGGTAACAAGCGTGTCTCCAAGCTGCGTAAGGTTTTGCAGGATCAAGGATTGGATGCAATGTTGATAACTAGCGGTTATAACCGCCGCTATTTAAGTGGATTTACCGGATCGTCCGGTTATGTACTGGTGACAAGTGATGATTGTTATCTGCTGACTGACTTCAGGTATATGACACAGGCCGCGGACCAAGCAATGGGGGTTAAAGTTGTAGAACATGCAACTAAGTTCATTGATACCGTTCGCGAGCTTTTGCCTTCTGGTAAAGAGGTGCGTATCGGTTTCGAACAGGATGATGTTTCATTCAGTGCGTACACCTCATATGCAGAAGCACTTAAGCCGGCAGTGTTAGTTCCAATTTCCAAAGCTGTGGAAGACCTTCGTATGTTCAAGGATGAGGAAGAGCTTGCCGTTATGCAACGTGCAGCAGATCTGGCCGATGCTACATTCAGTCATATTCTGAACGTGATCAAGCCGGGCATGACTGAGCGCGATGTTGATTTGGAAATGGAATTTTATATGCGTACCCATGGTGCAACTTCTTCATCGTTTGATACGATTGTTGCTTCAGGCGAACGTTCGTCCATGCCACACGGCGTAGCAAGCAGCCGTGTAATTCAAGGCAATGAATTCATTACCCTTGATTTCGGTGCATTACTTGATGGCTATTGCTCAGATGTGACAAGAACCATCGCACTCGGAGCACCGGATCCGAAGCTGAAAGAGATCTATGATATTGTGCTGGAAGCTCAGCTATATACTTTAGCACATATCATGCCGGGTATGACTGGACGGGAATGTGATGCCTTGGCGCGTGATATCATTGCTAGTTACGGATATGGCGAACATTTTGGACACAGCACAGGTCATGGACTTGGAATGGAAGTTCATGAGTGGCCGCGTTTGTCCAAACTTAGTGACGATATTATGCAGCCGGGGATGGTCGTAACTGTGGAGCCGGGTATCTATTTGCCGGGAATTGGCGGAGTACGTATTGAAGACGACATTGTGATCACGGAGAGCGGAATATCGTTGCTGACCCATTCGTCTAAAGAATATACAGTACTGTAA
- a CDS encoding YqhR family membrane protein — protein MSKSHQQKSGHTNIWLFALELGFFSGLIWGGLHWLAYWFSFTKVSPGFIAEPFFRHEFLSTALGHFVGYMMFIVFSVIASMLYVLLLRKLKGPWPGLVYGILWWSVIFIPGSQMFLMQPPFKLPWNTVISEFCIFLLWGMFIGYTAAIEYTDERKREQSTALA, from the coding sequence ATGAGTAAATCTCATCAACAAAAATCGGGGCATACAAATATTTGGCTTTTTGCGCTTGAGTTAGGTTTTTTTTCAGGATTGATTTGGGGAGGGCTTCATTGGCTTGCCTATTGGTTCAGTTTTACCAAAGTCAGTCCTGGCTTTATCGCAGAGCCTTTTTTCAGACATGAGTTTTTATCAACTGCGTTAGGACATTTCGTGGGCTATATGATGTTTATTGTATTTTCGGTGATCGCCTCCATGCTGTATGTATTGCTTCTGCGCAAGCTGAAGGGACCTTGGCCAGGGCTAGTCTACGGCATTTTATGGTGGTCGGTAATATTTATTCCTGGTTCTCAGATGTTTCTTATGCAGCCCCCATTCAAGCTGCCGTGGAACACGGTCATTAGTGAGTTCTGTATTTTTTTACTATGGGGAATGTTCATTGGATATACAGCAGCGATCGAGTATACGGACGAACGGAAGCGTGAGCAAAGTACAGCGCTTGCCTAA
- a CDS encoding DUF1385 domain-containing protein, translated as MFGGKHINVTAVRRKNQEITFLEVPKSDKSWVTKLRKIPLLRGLVSIIDASAKGSKHLNYSAESYAEDELEPEDLEKEKAKPKKKDEGWSLGMIFGVAVMGILSFLFGKLIFTLVPVFVEDFLFKNVFDNYVLHNLIEGGIKMILLLVYLWAISQTPVIKRLFQYHGAEHKVISAFEAGEELTVQNVQKYSRLHYRCGSSFMMLTIILGVIIYSVVPWDNLWERVIQRIILLPVVIGVSFEVLKGTNAVREVPGLKYLGYPGLWLQLLTTKEPKDDQVEVSIASFNRMRELDAEIEARGYSEASVSGGILDPAKG; from the coding sequence ATGTTCGGCGGTAAGCATATCAATGTAACAGCCGTGCGACGCAAGAATCAGGAAATCACATTTTTAGAAGTACCCAAAAGCGATAAGAGCTGGGTCACGAAACTGCGCAAGATTCCGCTGCTTCGCGGCCTTGTCAGTATTATAGATGCCAGCGCTAAAGGCTCTAAGCACTTGAACTATTCAGCCGAGTCCTACGCTGAAGATGAATTGGAACCGGAAGATCTCGAGAAGGAAAAAGCGAAGCCGAAGAAAAAGGATGAGGGCTGGAGCCTTGGAATGATTTTTGGCGTTGCTGTAATGGGTATTCTCTCCTTCTTGTTCGGAAAGCTCATTTTTACGCTTGTTCCGGTATTTGTAGAGGATTTTTTATTTAAAAATGTATTTGATAACTACGTATTGCACAACCTCATAGAAGGCGGCATCAAAATGATTCTCTTGCTGGTCTATTTATGGGCGATTTCTCAAACACCTGTGATCAAGCGCCTATTCCAGTATCACGGTGCCGAACATAAAGTCATCAGCGCTTTTGAAGCAGGCGAAGAACTGACTGTTCAGAACGTTCAGAAATACAGCCGTCTGCATTACCGCTGTGGAAGTAGCTTTATGATGCTGACGATTATCCTTGGAGTGATCATATACTCCGTAGTCCCATGGGATAATCTTTGGGAACGAGTGATCCAGCGGATTATCTTGTTGCCAGTCGTAATTGGTGTATCGTTCGAAGTTCTAAAGGGAACCAATGCGGTAAGAGAAGTACCAGGCCTTAAATATCTGGGTTACCCTGGATTGTGGCTGCAACTCCTTACAACCAAAGAGCCAAAAGACGATCAGGTAGAAGTATCTATTGCCTCTTTCAACCGTATGCGTGAGCTTGATGCGGAGATTGAAGCAAGAGGATATTCGGAGGCAAGTGTGTCAGGCGGCATATTGGATCCTGCGAAAGGATGA
- a CDS encoding patatin-like phospholipase family protein, producing MEINAVFEGGGVKGISLAGAVEATERAGWTFKRVAGTSSGSIVATLLAAGYEGEEMCRIIQGTSFSSFLKRGPIYNTAIVGPALRVLLKKGLYSGEALESWIRALLLKKGIITFRDLPAGKLSIIASDITNGRILVLPDGLEQYGISPEHFEVAKAVRMSCSIPYFFDPVMLRLNGQAARGKSFAEQFVYVVDGGLLSNFPLWLFDSKNNGSKQLGSRIPTVGYQTVGKTDPQPHKIRGPFSMLQAMVTTMLSAHDEKFIEGDKFVRTVKIPTLGIGTTQFEITKAQSDEMYAAGLKAGEDFFKEWRPR from the coding sequence ATGGAGATTAACGCAGTATTTGAAGGAGGAGGCGTAAAGGGGATTTCTCTTGCGGGAGCAGTTGAAGCTACAGAAAGGGCAGGCTGGACTTTTAAAAGGGTAGCAGGAACCTCCTCAGGTTCGATTGTAGCCACTTTACTAGCAGCGGGCTATGAAGGGGAGGAAATGTGTCGGATAATCCAAGGAACATCCTTTTCATCGTTTCTGAAGCGAGGTCCCATTTATAATACGGCTATCGTTGGTCCTGCGCTGCGAGTGTTATTGAAGAAAGGATTATATTCTGGAGAAGCCTTGGAGTCCTGGATAAGAGCATTATTACTGAAAAAGGGGATCATCACCTTCCGTGATCTGCCTGCCGGTAAATTATCTATCATCGCATCCGATATCACAAATGGAAGGATATTGGTCTTGCCAGATGGCTTGGAGCAGTATGGGATCTCTCCGGAGCATTTTGAAGTGGCCAAGGCAGTGCGAATGAGCTGCAGCATTCCTTATTTTTTTGATCCTGTGATGTTAAGACTAAACGGGCAGGCAGCAAGAGGGAAATCCTTTGCCGAGCAGTTTGTGTATGTTGTAGATGGTGGGCTCTTGAGTAATTTTCCTTTGTGGCTATTTGACAGCAAGAATAATGGGAGCAAACAACTTGGGAGCAGAATTCCTACGGTAGGTTATCAAACGGTAGGTAAGACCGATCCACAGCCGCATAAAATTAGAGGGCCATTCAGTATGCTCCAAGCTATGGTAACCACCATGCTCTCTGCTCATGATGAGAAGTTTATTGAAGGGGATAAATTTGTTCGTACGGTAAAAATTCCTACGCTTGGGATTGGGACGACTCAATTTGAAATTACAAAAGCGCAAAGCGATGAAATGTATGCTGCTGGACTTAAAGCAGGAGAAGATTTCTTTAAGGAGTGGCGACCAAGATAA
- a CDS encoding family 10 glycosylhydrolase, with protein sequence MNYRKWMLSLLVLMLFLPLWSPGARAAAVQITIELDGEALISDVPPYITTSNVTMVPISVISKGLNAGVVWNQNSKTVTITQGDTVLKLTSGLKNAWVNDTSVALDTSVQIKQGRVMVPIRFVSEQLGLQVLWDQVNKHISLISNTEPPQSVDPETPTTPTTPTVPTLPTIPGGSTGKEMKGAWISTVFNLDWPSTSSAGNEAKQKQEFDNLLDKLKAVGFNAVFVQVRPSADSLYPSTLVPWSKVLTGTQGKNPGYDPLSYMVGAAHSRGMQFHAWFNPFRATTDASTSALASNHVAKAHPEWIVNADGKKYINPGIPEARQHIIDTVMEVVKGYDIDGVHLDDYFYPSNVTFADDAAYSTYNTKKLSKADWRRDNINEFVRQLGEQIHKVKPKASYGISPFGVWRNIKNDSTGSDTTAGVSAYDSMYADVRTWIKQGWIDYVAPQIYWSLSFSTARYDKLVDWWVKEVENTNVKLYIGLAGYKVGASDQKAEWQSGDQIINQLKYNEKYEEVAGSIMFRANDVVVRNPFGLSSLLTFYFKS encoded by the coding sequence ATGAATTATCGTAAATGGATGTTGAGCTTGTTAGTACTTATGTTGTTTCTGCCTTTATGGTCTCCTGGTGCACGCGCGGCAGCGGTGCAAATTACGATTGAACTGGATGGAGAGGCGCTGATTAGTGATGTGCCTCCGTATATCACAACGTCTAATGTAACGATGGTGCCAATAAGTGTGATCAGTAAAGGATTAAATGCCGGCGTAGTATGGAATCAAAATAGTAAGACTGTAACGATCACTCAAGGAGATACGGTTCTCAAGCTGACCAGTGGCCTGAAAAACGCATGGGTAAACGATACTTCGGTAGCGCTGGATACATCCGTGCAGATTAAGCAGGGGCGGGTAATGGTACCCATTCGTTTTGTAAGTGAGCAATTGGGACTGCAGGTGTTATGGGATCAGGTTAATAAGCATATTTCCTTGATCTCCAACACTGAACCACCACAATCTGTCGATCCAGAAACACCAACGACACCTACGACACCAACAGTGCCGACGTTACCGACTATCCCTGGTGGATCGACTGGTAAGGAGATGAAGGGGGCTTGGATCTCTACCGTATTCAACCTGGACTGGCCTTCAACGTCTTCGGCAGGAAATGAAGCGAAACAAAAGCAGGAGTTTGATAATTTGTTAGACAAGCTAAAGGCTGTTGGCTTTAATGCTGTATTTGTTCAGGTTAGACCTTCAGCAGATAGTCTGTATCCATCGACTTTAGTTCCTTGGTCTAAGGTATTGACGGGTACACAAGGGAAGAATCCGGGATATGATCCTCTAAGCTATATGGTCGGTGCTGCGCATTCCCGCGGCATGCAGTTTCATGCTTGGTTCAACCCATTCCGTGCAACGACGGATGCTTCCACCTCAGCGTTAGCAAGTAACCATGTGGCAAAAGCACATCCAGAATGGATTGTGAATGCCGATGGTAAGAAATACATTAATCCAGGTATTCCGGAGGCTCGCCAACATATCATCGACACGGTGATGGAAGTGGTTAAAGGTTACGATATCGATGGTGTCCATTTGGATGATTACTTTTATCCTTCAAATGTTACTTTTGCCGATGATGCTGCTTATTCTACCTATAATACGAAAAAGCTTTCTAAAGCTGATTGGCGCCGAGATAATATTAATGAATTTGTCCGTCAGTTGGGAGAACAGATTCATAAGGTGAAGCCAAAGGCTTCTTATGGAATCAGTCCTTTTGGAGTATGGCGAAATATTAAAAATGATAGTACAGGTTCGGACACGACTGCAGGGGTATCTGCTTATGACAGCATGTATGCGGATGTTCGGACATGGATTAAGCAGGGCTGGATTGATTATGTCGCTCCGCAAATTTATTGGAGTTTGTCCTTTAGCACAGCTCGTTATGACAAGTTAGTAGATTGGTGGGTAAAAGAAGTCGAGAATACGAATGTTAAACTCTACATCGGGTTAGCTGGTTATAAGGTCGGAGCCAGTGATCAAAAGGCTGAATGGCAAAGTGGAGATCAAATTATTAATCAGCTCAAATATAATGAGAAGTACGAAGAGGTTGCAGGTAGTATTATGTTTAGAGCGAATGACGTCGTAGTCCGCAATCCGTTCGGATTGTCGAGCTTACTGACCTTTTATTTTAAATCCTAA